Proteins encoded in a region of the Salipiger sp. CCB-MM3 genome:
- the recA gene encoding recombinase RecA gives MATADLLTMDSKRNADRQKALDSALAQIERQFGKGSIMKLGGDNALRDIEATSTGSLGLDIALGIGGLPKGRIIEIYGPESSGKTTLTLHAVAEEQKKGGVAAFVDAEHALDPQYAKKLGVDLDELLISQPDTGEQALEITDTLVRSGAVSLVVVDSVAALTPKSELEGDMGDSSVGVHARLMSQAMRKLTGSIARSNCMVIFINQIRMKIGVMFGSPETTTGGNALKFYSSVRLDIRRIGSIKDRDEVVGNATRVKVVKNKVAPPFKQVEFDIMYGEGISKTGELLDLGVKAGVVDKSGAWYSYGDERIGQGRENAKNYLKENTQIATEIEDKIRAAHGLEFNGGDGDDAVTED, from the coding sequence ATGGCAACGGCAGATCTTCTGACTATGGACAGCAAGCGCAACGCGGACAGGCAAAAGGCACTCGACTCGGCGCTGGCCCAGATCGAGCGGCAATTCGGCAAGGGCTCGATCATGAAGCTGGGCGGCGACAACGCCCTGCGCGACATCGAGGCAACCTCCACCGGCTCGCTGGGGCTCGACATCGCCCTCGGCATTGGCGGCCTGCCCAAGGGCCGGATCATCGAGATCTATGGCCCCGAAAGCTCGGGCAAGACCACGCTCACCCTGCATGCGGTGGCCGAGGAACAGAAAAAGGGCGGCGTTGCGGCCTTTGTCGACGCGGAACACGCGCTCGACCCGCAATACGCCAAGAAACTGGGCGTCGATCTTGACGAGCTGCTGATCTCGCAGCCCGACACCGGCGAACAGGCACTGGAAATTACCGACACGCTGGTGCGCTCGGGCGCGGTCAGCCTCGTGGTGGTCGACTCCGTCGCCGCGCTGACCCCCAAGAGCGAGCTTGAGGGCGACATGGGCGACAGCTCTGTCGGCGTGCACGCCCGCCTGATGAGCCAGGCGATGCGCAAGCTCACCGGCTCGATCGCGCGCAGCAACTGCATGGTGATCTTCATCAACCAGATCCGGATGAAGATCGGCGTGATGTTCGGCTCGCCCGAAACCACCACCGGCGGCAACGCGCTGAAGTTCTACAGCTCGGTGCGCCTCGATATCCGCCGCATCGGCTCGATCAAGGACCGGGACGAAGTGGTCGGCAACGCCACCCGCGTCAAAGTGGTGAAGAACAAGGTCGCGCCGCCGTTCAAACAGGTCGAGTTCGACATCATGTACGGCGAAGGCATCTCGAAAACCGGCGAACTGCTGGACCTTGGGGTCAAGGCCGGCGTGGTCGACAAATCCGGCGCCTGGTATTCCTACGGTGACGAGCGCATCGGTCAGGGGCGTGAAAACGCCAAGAACTACCTGAAGGAAAACACCCAGATCGCCACCGAGATTGAGGATAAGATCCGCGCGGCGCATGGGCTCGAGTTCAACGGCGGCGACGGCGACGACGCGGTCACCGAGGACTGA
- a CDS encoding amidohydrolase family protein, translating into MSLDLVISQARLQDGAEPVDIGIAEGKIAAIAPRIDSDAPVREAWGGLLIRGFADSHLHLDKACILERAVNHSGTLKGALEAVTAAKRGFTQQDVYARGAKVLERAIGQGTTLIRTQVEIDPVIGLAGFHAVQQLAKDYAWALDLQICVFPQEGLLNYPGTEELLRAALAQGADLLGGCPYTDSDPHGQIARIFEMAREFDVDLDFHLDFDLDPGWRHLDEVARQTIAFGMQGRVAIGHVTKLSMLPPEALAQSVALLREAGIALTVLPATDLFITGREFDHAVPRGVAPAHRFHAGGVCCTVATNNVLNPFTPYGDCSLPRMANLFANVAQLGQEAELSACFDMVSGAAFRLLGRDPAIRLGSAADLVLLPGASRAATVAEIGRPLWGMRAGRMSFEAPAPRLLRP; encoded by the coding sequence ATGTCCCTCGATCTTGTCATCTCTCAGGCGCGGCTGCAGGACGGTGCGGAGCCGGTTGATATCGGCATCGCAGAGGGAAAAATCGCCGCCATCGCGCCGCGGATCGACAGCGATGCGCCGGTGCGCGAGGCGTGGGGCGGGCTGCTCATCCGCGGCTTTGCCGACAGCCATTTGCACCTCGACAAGGCCTGCATCCTCGAACGCGCGGTGAACCACAGCGGCACGCTCAAGGGCGCGCTTGAGGCGGTGACCGCGGCCAAGCGCGGTTTCACCCAACAGGACGTCTACGCCCGTGGCGCGAAGGTGCTGGAGCGGGCGATCGGGCAGGGCACCACGCTCATCCGCACGCAGGTCGAGATCGACCCGGTGATCGGTCTGGCGGGGTTTCACGCAGTGCAGCAACTGGCCAAGGACTATGCCTGGGCACTCGATCTGCAGATCTGCGTGTTTCCGCAGGAAGGGCTGCTGAACTATCCCGGCACCGAAGAGTTGCTGCGCGCGGCGCTGGCGCAGGGGGCGGATCTGCTGGGCGGCTGCCCCTATACCGACAGTGACCCGCATGGGCAGATCGCGCGGATCTTCGAGATGGCGCGGGAGTTCGATGTGGATCTGGATTTCCACCTCGATTTCGACCTCGATCCCGGCTGGCGGCATCTGGACGAAGTGGCGCGCCAGACCATCGCCTTTGGCATGCAGGGGCGGGTGGCGATCGGCCATGTCACAAAGCTTTCGATGCTGCCGCCCGAGGCGCTGGCGCAGAGCGTGGCGCTGCTGCGTGAGGCGGGGATCGCCCTGACCGTGCTGCCGGCGACCGATCTCTTCATCACCGGGCGCGAGTTCGATCATGCGGTGCCGCGCGGGGTGGCGCCCGCGCATCGCTTTCACGCGGGCGGCGTGTGCTGCACGGTGGCCACCAACAATGTGCTCAACCCGTTCACGCCCTATGGCGATTGTTCGCTGCCGCGGATGGCCAATCTCTTCGCCAATGTCGCGCAACTGGGGCAGGAGGCGGAACTGAGCGCCTGTTTCGACATGGTGAGCGGTGCGGCGTTCCGCCTGCTGGGGCGCGATCCGGCGATCCGTCTGGGCAGCGCGGCGGATCTGGTGCTGCTGCCGGGGGCGAGCCGGGCGGCGACGGTTGCCGAGATCGGGCGGCCTCTGTGGGGGATGCGCGCCGGACGGATGAGCTTTGAGGCGCCCGCGCCGCGGCTGCTGCGGCCCTGA
- a CDS encoding cation:proton antiporter — translation MTGPDMGGIDPILGFALVGALGVGSQWLAWRMKLPAIVVMLVAGLAIGPGLGILDPHGDFGELMEPMLAIAVAIILFEGGLTLNFQGLRDARLGVRRLIFVGAPLGWAASAAALHWVAGLSWESSAVFGGIMIVTGPTVIAPLLRQARLKHRPSALLQWEAIVNDPVGALAAVLAFEVVTVLADAVSMSEALVDIAVGILAASALGVLGGWGLSQAFKRGKVPEYMKVPVLFVSMLAVFALADSVLHESGLLAVTLMGVWIANAGLASYEEMRRFKEHATILLVSGVFILLAANMSRETLTSLDWRAAAFVLSVILLARPIPVLISLIGTNLPWSERLLVAFTGPRGVVLVAVAGLFGQRLVSLGIEDAGRIPALAFALVAATVVLHGFTLAPMARLLGQTATETPGVLITGGSRWSVALGLALKKLELPVLIADPNHAHLRDARKAGLDTFFGDILSEAAEHRLDLVSYEHLIAATDNDAYNTLVATDLAPDFGREHIFQLKPQRDSSTRHALPATLGGRRFGPDESYWEGNARISEGWEFRVSRLTEEFTLENWREMNPRGHIVADLGPNGTFRLLGPDDAPKEADGVRLVVLAPKREERKEDRRDENGNDTLKGAKAV, via the coding sequence ATGACCGGACCTGATATGGGCGGGATCGACCCTATACTTGGCTTCGCCCTCGTGGGCGCGCTTGGCGTGGGATCGCAATGGCTTGCATGGCGGATGAAGCTGCCGGCGATCGTGGTGATGCTGGTGGCGGGGCTGGCCATCGGGCCGGGCCTCGGCATCCTCGATCCGCATGGCGATTTCGGCGAGTTGATGGAGCCGATGCTGGCGATCGCCGTGGCCATCATCCTTTTCGAAGGCGGGCTGACGCTGAACTTTCAGGGGCTGCGCGACGCGCGGCTCGGGGTGCGGCGGCTGATCTTTGTCGGCGCTCCGCTGGGCTGGGCCGCCTCGGCGGCGGCGCTGCATTGGGTGGCGGGGCTGAGCTGGGAAAGCTCGGCGGTCTTTGGCGGCATCATGATCGTCACCGGCCCCACAGTGATCGCGCCGCTCTTGCGGCAGGCGCGGCTGAAACACCGCCCCTCGGCGCTGCTGCAATGGGAGGCCATCGTCAACGACCCGGTCGGCGCGCTGGCGGCGGTGCTCGCCTTCGAGGTGGTCACAGTGCTGGCCGATGCCGTGTCCATGAGCGAGGCGCTGGTCGACATCGCGGTGGGCATTCTTGCGGCCTCGGCGCTGGGGGTGCTGGGCGGCTGGGGGCTGTCGCAGGCCTTCAAGCGCGGCAAGGTGCCCGAATACATGAAGGTGCCGGTGCTGTTTGTGTCGATGCTGGCGGTCTTTGCGCTGGCCGACTCGGTGCTGCATGAAAGCGGGCTGCTGGCGGTGACGCTGATGGGCGTGTGGATCGCCAACGCCGGGCTCGCCAGCTACGAAGAGATGCGCCGTTTCAAGGAGCACGCGACGATCCTGCTGGTTTCGGGCGTGTTCATCCTGCTCGCCGCCAACATGAGCCGCGAGACGCTGACCTCGCTCGACTGGCGCGCCGCCGCTTTCGTGCTGTCGGTGATCCTGCTGGCGCGGCCCATTCCGGTGCTGATCTCGCTCATCGGCACCAATCTGCCGTGGTCCGAGCGGCTGCTGGTGGCCTTCACCGGGCCGCGCGGCGTGGTGCTGGTGGCGGTGGCCGGACTGTTTGGCCAGCGGTTGGTGTCGCTGGGGATCGAGGACGCGGGCCGCATCCCGGCGCTGGCCTTCGCGCTGGTGGCGGCGACGGTGGTGCTGCACGGCTTCACGCTGGCGCCCATGGCGCGGCTTCTGGGGCAGACCGCGACCGAGACGCCCGGCGTGCTGATCACCGGCGGCTCGCGCTGGTCGGTGGCGCTGGGTCTGGCGCTGAAGAAGCTGGAGCTGCCCGTTCTGATTGCCGATCCCAACCACGCGCATCTGCGCGACGCGCGCAAGGCGGGGCTGGATACGTTCTTTGGCGACATCCTGTCGGAAGCCGCCGAGCATCGGCTCGATCTGGTGAGCTATGAGCATCTGATCGCCGCCACCGACAATGACGCCTACAACACTCTGGTGGCCACCGACCTTGCGCCGGATTTCGGGCGCGAGCACATCTTCCAGCTCAAGCCGCAGCGCGACAGTTCGACCCGCCACGCGCTGCCCGCCACGCTGGGCGGGCGCCGCTTCGGGCCGGACGAGAGCTATTGGGAGGGCAACGCGCGCATCTCCGAGGGCTGGGAGTTCCGCGTCTCAAGGCTCACCGAAGAGTTCACGCTGGAAAACTGGCGTGAGATGAACCCGCGCGGGCATATCGTCGCCGATCTTGGGCCCAATGGCACTTTCCGCCTGCTTGGGCCGGATGATGCGCCGAAAGAGGCCGACGGCGTGCGGCTGGTGGTGCTGGCGCCCAAGCGCGAAGAGCGCAAGGAAGACCGCCGCGACGAGAACGGCAATGACACGCTGAAGGGCGCGAAAGCGGTCTAG
- a CDS encoding ATP-binding protein, whose translation MELALFAAGGAFFALAGLLTLRRGLGRRRAGRDVAALEGLIEVDPVPALLSGSGGRVSYANRAARAGLGAGPGDRVEAVLAPLLPDAAALIQRLLLRADGEGGASEDVVSSAGRYRVTLIETAGTACWRLERLPPRPLADPAVPPRLHSPETPVLTVGRSGAVLYMNAPARRLLGRRIKRLDEVLEAAPRSGMVQQVVTAEGPESFEIHIADAGVGRQEITLQRLPDTSGAAVRDGVDELPVPLLRLRPDGLILRANPEACRMLEVTSADGSRIGEHMEGLGRAITDWLVDAAAGRGLHRSEFLRLVRPDREVFVQVTLNRVMEGGRAELVAVLNDATELKTLEAQFVQSQKMQAIGQLAGGVAHDFNNLLTAISGHCDLLLLRHDQGDADYADLMQINQNANRAAALVGQLLAFSRKQTLSAEKLDLRDTLSDLTHLLNRLVGERVNLTLRHDPVLPPIRGDRRQLEQVMMNLVVNARDAMPEGGEITIETERCVLHDPLQRDRARVEPGAYACVKVVDQGVGIPQDKLQKVFEPFFTTKRTGEGTGLGLSTVYGIVKQTGGFIFVDSVMGEGSCFTLLFPAHEQAAEVEAVRPEESASSAPRDGSTVLLVEDEAPVRAFAGRALRLRGFEVIEAETAEEALEILGDAKLHVDVFVTDVVMPGLDGPSWVRRALVDRPGTRVVFVSGYAEEALDKSRIEVPNSVFLPKPFSLSDLTETVQRQLA comes from the coding sequence ATGGAGCTTGCGCTTTTTGCCGCGGGCGGCGCGTTCTTTGCGCTGGCGGGGCTTCTGACGCTGCGGCGCGGTCTGGGGCGGCGCCGCGCCGGGCGCGATGTGGCGGCGCTCGAAGGCCTTATCGAGGTGGACCCGGTGCCGGCGCTGCTCTCGGGCAGCGGCGGGCGCGTGAGCTATGCCAACCGCGCGGCGCGCGCTGGCTTGGGCGCGGGGCCGGGTGACCGGGTCGAGGCGGTGCTGGCGCCGCTACTTCCTGACGCTGCGGCGCTGATCCAGCGGCTCTTGCTGCGCGCCGATGGCGAGGGCGGGGCGAGCGAGGATGTGGTGTCCTCTGCGGGGCGCTACCGGGTCACTTTGATCGAAACCGCGGGCACGGCCTGCTGGCGGCTCGAACGTCTGCCGCCGCGGCCCTTGGCCGATCCGGCGGTGCCGCCGCGCCTCCATAGCCCCGAAACGCCGGTGCTGACCGTGGGGCGCAGCGGCGCGGTGCTCTATATGAACGCGCCCGCGCGGCGCCTGTTGGGCCGCCGTATCAAGCGGCTCGACGAGGTGCTCGAGGCCGCGCCCCGCTCGGGCATGGTGCAGCAGGTGGTCACCGCGGAAGGGCCGGAGAGTTTCGAGATCCATATCGCCGATGCGGGCGTGGGGCGGCAGGAAATCACCCTGCAGCGGCTGCCGGACACCAGCGGCGCAGCGGTGCGCGACGGCGTTGACGAGCTGCCTGTGCCGCTGCTGCGGCTGCGCCCCGACGGGCTGATCCTGCGCGCCAACCCCGAGGCCTGCCGCATGCTCGAAGTCACCAGCGCCGATGGCAGCCGGATCGGCGAGCATATGGAGGGGCTTGGCCGCGCGATCACCGACTGGTTGGTGGATGCCGCCGCGGGCCGTGGCCTGCACCGCTCGGAGTTCCTGCGGCTGGTGCGCCCGGACCGCGAGGTGTTCGTGCAGGTCACGCTCAACCGTGTGATGGAGGGCGGGCGCGCCGAGCTTGTCGCAGTGCTGAACGACGCCACCGAGCTCAAGACGCTCGAGGCGCAATTCGTCCAGAGCCAGAAGATGCAGGCGATCGGCCAGTTGGCCGGAGGCGTCGCGCATGATTTCAACAACCTGCTGACCGCCATCTCGGGCCATTGCGACCTGCTGCTGCTGCGCCATGATCAGGGCGATGCCGATTATGCCGACCTCATGCAGATCAACCAGAACGCCAACCGCGCGGCGGCGCTGGTCGGACAGTTGCTGGCCTTCTCGCGCAAGCAGACGCTCAGCGCCGAAAAGCTCGACCTGCGCGACACGCTGTCGGACCTTACCCATCTGCTCAACCGGCTGGTGGGGGAGCGGGTCAATCTGACCCTGCGCCACGATCCGGTGCTGCCGCCGATCCGCGGCGACCGCCGCCAGCTCGAGCAGGTGATGATGAACCTCGTGGTCAACGCCCGCGACGCCATGCCCGAGGGCGGCGAGATCACCATCGAGACCGAGCGTTGCGTGCTGCACGACCCGCTGCAGCGCGACCGCGCGCGGGTCGAGCCGGGGGCCTATGCCTGCGTGAAGGTGGTCGATCAGGGCGTCGGAATCCCGCAGGACAAGCTGCAGAAAGTCTTTGAGCCCTTCTTCACCACCAAGCGCACGGGCGAGGGCACGGGGCTTGGCCTGTCGACGGTCTATGGCATCGTCAAACAGACCGGCGGCTTCATCTTTGTCGACAGCGTGATGGGCGAGGGCAGCTGTTTCACGCTGCTCTTCCCAGCCCATGAGCAGGCCGCCGAGGTGGAAGCGGTGAGGCCCGAGGAGAGCGCCAGTTCAGCGCCGCGCGACGGCAGCACCGTGCTGCTGGTCGAGGATGAAGCGCCGGTGCGCGCCTTTGCGGGCCGGGCGCTGCGGCTGCGGGGCTTTGAGGTGATCGAGGCCGAGACCGCCGAGGAGGCGCTGGAGATCCTTGGCGATGCGAAATTGCATGTGGATGTCTTTGTCACCGATGTGGTGATGCCGGGGCTCGACGGGCCCAGTTGGGTGCGCCGGGCGCTGGTCGATAGACCGGGGACGCGGGTGGTTTTCGTGTCGGGCTATGCCGAGGAAGCGCTCGACAAAAGCCGGATCGAAGTGCCCAATTCGGTGTTCCTGCCCAAGCCGTTTTCGCTCAGCGATCTCACCGAGACGGTGCAGCGGCAGCTGGCCTGA
- a CDS encoding RsmB/NOP family class I SAM-dependent RNA methyltransferase, with the protein MTPGARLQAAAEVLDRIAGGMAAEQALLGWSRGARYAGSKDRAAVRDHVFDTLRRWRSTAVQGGGESGRARLIGLLRQQGIAPETLFTGDGHAPAPLTDAETAAGALPEGADARDMPDWLDALLTESLGDEAGPAAEALRERAPVFLRVNSLRGDLTAAQEALAAEGIETRPHPLAAGALEVIEGARRIAQGRAFAEGLVELQDVASQAVVEALPLAPGQRVLDYCAGGGGKALAMAARTGGEIEAHDAEPRRMSDLPARAERAGARVRPVAKPKGSYDLVLCDVPCSGSGAWRRAPEGKWRLTPDRLEELQKVQAEILDIAARLVRPGGVLAYATCSMLAPENGAQIAAFTQRHPEWTVTEQRQYLPRDGGDGFYHALLKRAS; encoded by the coding sequence ATGACCCCCGGCGCACGGCTTCAGGCCGCCGCCGAGGTGCTCGACCGGATCGCTGGCGGCATGGCGGCGGAACAGGCGCTGCTTGGCTGGTCGCGGGGCGCGCGTTACGCGGGCTCCAAGGACCGGGCGGCGGTGCGTGACCATGTCTTCGACACGCTGCGGCGCTGGCGCTCGACCGCCGTACAGGGCGGCGGCGAGAGCGGTCGCGCGCGGCTTATAGGATTGCTGCGCCAGCAGGGGATCGCACCCGAGACATTGTTCACCGGCGACGGCCACGCCCCCGCGCCGCTGACCGATGCCGAAACGGCGGCGGGCGCGCTGCCCGAGGGGGCCGATGCGCGCGACATGCCCGATTGGCTCGACGCTCTGCTGACCGAAAGCCTTGGCGATGAGGCGGGACCGGCTGCAGAGGCGCTGCGCGAGCGCGCTCCGGTGTTTCTGCGGGTCAACAGCCTGCGCGGGGATCTGACCGCGGCGCAGGAGGCGTTGGCCGCCGAGGGGATCGAGACCCGCCCGCATCCGCTCGCCGCAGGGGCGCTTGAGGTAATCGAAGGCGCGCGCCGCATCGCGCAGGGCCGCGCCTTTGCCGAGGGTCTGGTGGAACTGCAGGATGTGGCAAGTCAGGCGGTGGTCGAGGCGCTGCCGCTGGCGCCGGGGCAGCGGGTGCTGGATTATTGCGCCGGGGGCGGGGGCAAGGCGCTCGCCATGGCCGCCCGCACCGGCGGCGAGATCGAGGCGCATGACGCCGAGCCGCGCCGCATGTCCGATCTGCCCGCCCGCGCCGAGCGCGCCGGGGCCCGTGTGCGCCCCGTGGCCAAACCCAAGGGCAGCTACGATCTGGTGCTTTGCGACGTGCCCTGTTCCGGCAGCGGTGCGTGGCGCCGGGCGCCCGAAGGCAAATGGCGGCTGACGCCGGACCGGCTGGAGGAGTTGCAGAAGGTGCAGGCCGAGATCCTCGATATCGCCGCGCGTCTGGTGCGCCCCGGCGGGGTGCTGGCCTATGCGACCTGCTCGATGCTGGCGCCCGAGAACGGCGCGCAGATCGCGGCGTTCACGCAGCGCCACCCGGAGTGGACGGTGACGGAGCAGCGCCAGTATCTGCCGCGCGACGGTGGCGACGGTTTTTATCACGCGCTCCTGAAACGCGCCTCCTGA
- a CDS encoding DUF302 domain-containing protein has product MKHLLAPMALSALLPAAAFADVERVQAEGSVAEVADRLEASVKAAGASVFARVDHGAGARAAGMELAEAQLLIFGNPKLGTPAMQDDMRAGLYLPLKMLVYAGEDGETQILWEEPEETFDDLDIDDDAEYIEKMEEALERFAKAAAGE; this is encoded by the coding sequence ATGAAACATCTTCTTGCACCCATGGCGCTTTCGGCGCTTTTGCCGGCCGCAGCTTTCGCGGATGTGGAACGCGTGCAGGCCGAAGGCTCGGTGGCCGAAGTCGCCGACCGGCTCGAGGCCAGTGTCAAAGCCGCGGGGGCGAGTGTCTTTGCGCGGGTCGATCACGGTGCGGGCGCGCGGGCGGCGGGGATGGAGCTTGCCGAGGCGCAGCTTCTGATCTTCGGCAATCCAAAGCTCGGCACGCCCGCCATGCAGGACGACATGCGGGCCGGGCTCTATTTGCCGCTGAAGATGCTGGTCTATGCGGGCGAGGATGGCGAAACGCAGATCCTTTGGGAGGAGCCGGAGGAGACCTTCGACGATCTCGATATCGACGATGACGCCGAGTACATCGAGAAGATGGAGGAGGCGCTGGAGCGCTTCGCCAAGGCGGCCGCCGGGGAATAG
- a CDS encoding gamma-glutamyl kinase, producing the protein MLVFWKARLVLLAVPKTGTSAYEAALGPHASMAVLDPPELKHAPVYRYNRFFRPMFEKMGVEHMELMAVVREPVSWLGSWYRYRQRGFLEGKPTSTRGLSFDDFVDAYTRGERPPFANVGSQAKFVEPRPNGTNVTHLFRYENQAVITGFLEERLGLTLDLPRENVSPRADLALSPEIEAKLRRKCAADFELWERAG; encoded by the coding sequence ATGCTGGTGTTCTGGAAGGCGCGGCTGGTGCTGCTGGCGGTGCCAAAGACGGGAACCTCCGCCTATGAGGCGGCGCTGGGGCCACATGCGTCGATGGCGGTGCTCGACCCGCCCGAGCTGAAACACGCGCCGGTCTACCGCTACAACCGCTTTTTCCGGCCGATGTTCGAGAAGATGGGCGTGGAGCATATGGAGCTTATGGCCGTGGTGCGCGAGCCGGTGTCCTGGCTCGGCTCGTGGTATCGCTATCGCCAGCGCGGGTTTCTGGAGGGCAAGCCCACCTCGACCCGCGGCCTCAGCTTCGATGATTTCGTCGACGCCTATACCCGCGGCGAGCGTCCGCCCTTCGCCAATGTCGGCAGTCAGGCGAAATTCGTCGAGCCTCGGCCCAATGGCACCAACGTCACGCATCTGTTCCGCTACGAGAACCAAGCGGTGATCACCGGCTTTCTGGAAGAGCGTCTCGGCCTAACACTGGATCTGCCGCGCGAGAATGTCTCGCCGCGAGCCGATCTGGCGCTGTCTCCCGAGATCGAAGCCAAGCTGCGCCGCAAATGCGCGGCGGATTTCGAGCTTTGGGAACGGGCTGGCTGA
- a CDS encoding deoxyguanosinetriphosphate triphosphohydrolase, with protein sequence MAIYSCDPEGARPRRVAEEESAFRSCFQRDRDRIIHSSAFRRLKHKTQVFVEHEGDFYRTRLTHSIEVAQVARTMANALGLNTDLTEAVALAHDLGHTPFGHTGEDAMHDLMAPYGGFDHNAQTLRIVTRLECHYAEFDGLNLTWDTLEGIAKHNGPLLPLKDGETLPLALAEYNAEHDLELHTHASGEAQVAAIADDVAYNNHDLQDGLRAGLFTEEDIADLPLIAPAYAEVDRLYPGLDAYRRRHEALRRVFGYMVSDVIDTSRARIAAANPQSCDDIRALGHPVVAFSDEMYRELKQVRTFLFTRMYRAPSVVVIREKVTQALMELFPIYMNNPLLLPARWRAIEPRGETELARMVADYVAGMTDRFALQQHAKLTGKDILHDVP encoded by the coding sequence ATGGCTATCTATTCCTGCGACCCCGAAGGGGCGAGACCCCGCCGCGTGGCGGAAGAGGAAAGCGCGTTCCGCTCGTGCTTTCAGCGCGACCGCGACCGCATCATTCACAGCTCGGCCTTCCGCCGACTGAAGCATAAGACGCAGGTCTTCGTCGAGCATGAGGGCGATTTCTACCGCACCCGGCTCACCCACAGCATCGAGGTGGCGCAGGTGGCGCGCACCATGGCGAACGCGCTGGGGCTCAACACCGATCTGACCGAAGCGGTGGCGCTGGCGCATGACCTTGGGCACACGCCCTTTGGCCATACCGGCGAGGATGCGATGCATGATCTGATGGCGCCCTATGGCGGCTTCGATCACAACGCCCAGACGCTGCGCATCGTCACCCGGCTCGAGTGCCACTATGCCGAGTTCGACGGGCTCAACCTCACTTGGGACACGCTCGAGGGGATCGCCAAGCACAATGGTCCGCTGCTGCCGCTGAAAGACGGCGAGACGCTGCCGCTGGCGCTGGCCGAATATAACGCCGAGCATGATCTGGAGCTTCACACCCATGCCAGCGGCGAGGCGCAGGTGGCGGCGATCGCCGACGATGTGGCCTATAACAACCATGATCTGCAGGACGGGCTGCGCGCCGGGCTGTTCACCGAAGAGGATATCGCCGATCTGCCGCTGATCGCGCCCGCCTATGCCGAGGTTGACCGGCTCTATCCGGGCCTCGACGCCTATCGCCGCCGCCATGAGGCGCTGCGCCGGGTGTTCGGCTATATGGTCAGCGACGTGATCGACACCAGCCGCGCCCGCATCGCTGCCGCGAACCCGCAGAGCTGCGATGACATCCGCGCGCTTGGCCATCCGGTGGTGGCTTTCTCGGACGAGATGTACCGCGAGTTGAAACAGGTGCGCACGTTCCTCTTCACCCGCATGTATCGCGCGCCTTCGGTGGTGGTGATCCGCGAGAAGGTGACGCAGGCGCTGATGGAGCTCTTCCCGATCTATATGAACAACCCGCTGCTGTTGCCGGCGCGCTGGCGCGCGATTGAGCCGCGCGGCGAGACCGAGCTTGCGCGGATGGTGGCCGATTACGTGGCCGGGATGACCGACCGCTTTGCCCTGCAGCAGCATGCCAAGCTCACCGGCAAGGATATCCTGCACGACGTGCCATGA
- a CDS encoding HesB/IscA family protein, translating to MNLPPKVTDRAYERLAEIGAGAQGKALRIAVEGGGCSGFQYDIRLDDAAEDDLVLERQGERVVVDSVSLPFLTDAVIDFSEELIGARFTIENPNATSSCGCGTSFSM from the coding sequence ATGAACCTGCCCCCGAAAGTGACTGACCGCGCCTATGAGCGCCTCGCCGAGATCGGTGCGGGCGCGCAGGGCAAGGCGCTGCGCATCGCCGTCGAAGGCGGCGGCTGCTCGGGCTTTCAGTATGACATCCGCCTCGACGACGCCGCCGAGGACGATCTTGTGCTCGAACGTCAGGGTGAGCGCGTGGTGGTGGACAGCGTGTCGCTGCCCTTCCTGACCGACGCGGTGATCGACTTCTCCGAAGAGCTGATCGGCGCGCGCTTCACCATCGAGAACCCCAATGCCACCAGCTCCTGCGGCTGCGGCACCAGCTTCTCGATGTAA